One window from the genome of Pedobacter schmidteae encodes:
- a CDS encoding AraC family transcriptional regulator, with protein sequence MIKKLAKNEALKTFEKWILTISGGVFILFICYVWAFLNITRGSYINAAVFFSFIIYFVVFTLLYRKKTNDLSSFFVQKYADKKLDNDEVQLIIEKLTKVMTEKELFKNPNLKVYDLAKAINISGHQLSQILNDSIEKNFVLFVNEYRINEACKILLNSKHLTIEAVADEVGFNAKSTFFAVFKKLKGMTPSVYQQSYSPDL encoded by the coding sequence ATGATAAAAAAGCTAGCTAAAAATGAGGCACTAAAGACTTTTGAAAAATGGATTCTGACCATTTCCGGCGGGGTCTTCATACTTTTTATATGTTATGTATGGGCATTTTTAAATATTACCAGGGGTAGCTATATCAATGCAGCCGTATTCTTTTCTTTTATCATCTATTTTGTAGTGTTTACCTTGCTTTATAGGAAGAAGACGAACGATCTGTCTTCTTTTTTTGTTCAAAAATATGCCGATAAAAAGTTGGACAATGACGAAGTGCAGCTGATTATTGAAAAGCTGACAAAAGTGATGACCGAGAAAGAGCTCTTTAAAAATCCAAATCTAAAAGTATATGATCTGGCCAAAGCAATCAATATTTCCGGACATCAACTATCCCAAATTCTAAATGACAGTATCGAAAAGAACTTTGTACTTTTTGTAAATGAGTACCGGATAAACGAAGCCTGTAAGATATTGTTAAACAGCAAACACCTCACGATTGAGGCTGTTGCTGACGAAGTAGGGTTTAATGCTAAGTCTACCTTTTTCGCGGTTTTTAAAAAACTGAAAGGCATGACTCCCAGCGTTTATCAGCAATCATACAGTCCGGATTTATAA
- a CDS encoding PQQ-dependent sugar dehydrogenase, whose protein sequence is MKNVILTIGMAAFFFSGFSQNVPTERQLIESTIQLYFDGWATGDTIKLGKAMHASCHLKNYNNGKFTEFSRSKYLGLFKPHERTKNLRTRIVAIDVTNNMGSAKVEISTEKDLFTDYFNLMKTNEGWVIADKVSTRTPHKVFNLNVIQPRKETVIEGLKRPWSVAFISEDEVLISEKEGDLVKVNLLNKEKKRIQGFPADMDNNITGFGDNTGKFEVLPDPYFKTNKYVYLSYAAHTANGTTTKIIRAVLENESLQQIKVLFTAEPYTKERFHYGGGMTFGKDGKLYFTIGERLFTERDEPLIPIAQNIEDKRGKIYRINADGTIPHDNPDFGNKATPGLYAMGIRAAQGITLDTNTNKIWFTEHGTHQGDEINVLKPGANYGWPMKTTGKYRFAEFAPTPIPGNTYTDPVWSWLHTVAPTGLLFYGGSEFANWKGNLLVTGLSRGSLWRMNVEGETIKSAEELFTDDRVRTRKVAQSPMGKLYILTDELNGKLIRIRNAAF, encoded by the coding sequence ATGAAAAATGTAATTCTGACTATCGGCATGGCTGCCTTCTTTTTTTCTGGGTTTTCTCAAAACGTGCCTACAGAAAGGCAATTAATAGAAAGTACCATACAACTGTATTTTGATGGCTGGGCAACGGGAGATACTATCAAATTGGGCAAAGCGATGCATGCTTCCTGTCATTTAAAAAACTATAATAATGGAAAGTTTACAGAATTTTCGAGAAGCAAGTATCTCGGCTTATTTAAACCCCATGAACGCACTAAAAATCTGAGGACACGCATAGTTGCCATCGACGTTACCAACAATATGGGTAGTGCAAAAGTAGAGATCAGTACAGAAAAGGACCTGTTTACCGATTATTTCAACCTGATGAAAACCAATGAAGGATGGGTTATTGCAGATAAAGTTTCGACCAGAACGCCTCATAAGGTCTTTAATCTAAATGTCATTCAGCCCAGAAAAGAAACCGTTATCGAAGGTCTAAAACGACCTTGGAGTGTCGCTTTTATATCAGAAGATGAAGTGCTCATTTCAGAAAAAGAAGGCGATCTGGTAAAAGTCAATTTATTGAATAAAGAAAAAAAGAGGATACAAGGTTTTCCTGCAGATATGGATAACAACATTACCGGCTTTGGCGATAATACGGGCAAATTTGAAGTATTGCCTGATCCTTATTTCAAAACCAATAAATATGTATATCTGTCATACGCTGCCCATACAGCCAATGGCACAACTACTAAAATCATCAGGGCAGTACTGGAAAATGAATCTTTGCAGCAAATCAAGGTACTTTTTACAGCCGAACCATATACTAAAGAACGATTTCATTATGGAGGAGGAATGACTTTTGGAAAAGATGGTAAACTCTATTTTACCATTGGTGAGCGATTGTTTACTGAACGGGACGAACCTTTGATTCCCATCGCGCAAAACATTGAAGACAAAAGAGGGAAAATTTACCGAATAAATGCTGATGGAACGATCCCACATGACAATCCGGACTTTGGAAACAAGGCAACACCGGGGCTATATGCAATGGGTATCAGGGCAGCACAAGGTATAACGCTTGATACCAATACCAACAAAATCTGGTTTACCGAGCATGGTACACATCAGGGTGATGAAATCAATGTGCTAAAACCAGGAGCGAATTATGGCTGGCCCATGAAGACCACAGGAAAATACCGTTTTGCAGAATTTGCACCAACACCTATCCCTGGCAATACTTATACGGATCCTGTCTGGTCTTGGTTACATACCGTAGCCCCTACCGGCTTACTTTTTTATGGAGGAAGCGAGTTTGCGAATTGGAAAGGCAATTTACTTGTTACAGGACTATCAAGAGGCAGCTTATGGCGGATGAATGTAGAAGGAGAAACCATAAAGAGTGCCGAGGAACTTTTTACGGACGACAGGGTAAGAACACGAAAAGTAGCACAAAGTCCTATGGGTAAATTGTATATACTTACTGATGAGCTGAATGGTAAATTAATAAGGATAAGAAATGCCGCATTTTAA
- a CDS encoding class I SAM-dependent methyltransferase produces MKILKAADAFDKSAKIYQDKFMDVSLFADTFNFFSDHIAADYPHILDIACGPGNITKYLLDRNSGYKILGIDLSPNMLKLAQANNPLAKFQLMDCREIDTIQQKFDGITCGFCLPYLTREEAIELIANVSRLLSPGGMFYLSTMEDDYTKSRFQTSSTGDQVYVYYHQEDYLTKALKENNFDVVYLKRFKSPDKDGLMITDMVLIGRLN; encoded by the coding sequence ATGAAAATATTAAAGGCAGCCGATGCTTTTGACAAATCTGCAAAAATATATCAGGATAAGTTTATGGATGTCAGTTTATTTGCTGATACATTTAATTTTTTCAGCGACCATATCGCAGCCGATTATCCCCACATTTTGGATATCGCCTGTGGCCCTGGAAACATTACCAAATACCTGCTGGATAGAAATTCCGGGTACAAAATTTTAGGAATCGACTTATCGCCCAATATGCTGAAGCTTGCTCAGGCGAATAATCCTTTAGCCAAATTCCAGTTGATGGATTGCCGTGAGATTGACACTATCCAACAGAAATTTGATGGGATTACTTGTGGCTTTTGCCTACCTTATCTGACGAGAGAAGAAGCAATTGAATTAATTGCAAACGTTTCGCGTTTGTTGAGTCCCGGTGGTATGTTTTATTTGAGCACAATGGAGGATGATTACACCAAATCAAGATTTCAAACATCAAGCACAGGCGATCAGGTATATGTATATTATCACCAGGAAGATTACTTAACCAAAGCTCTTAAGGAGAATAATTTTGATGTTGTTTACCTAAAGCGCTTTAAATCCCCAGATAAAGATGGTTTAATGATTACCGACATGGTATTGATCGGGAGATTAAATTGA